One part of the Arabidopsis thaliana chromosome 1 sequence genome encodes these proteins:
- a CDS encoding outer envelope pore 21B-like protein (unknown protein; FUNCTIONS IN: molecular_function unknown; INVOLVED IN: biological_process unknown; LOCATED IN: chloroplast envelope; EXPRESSED IN: 21 plant structures; EXPRESSED DURING: 13 growth stages; BEST Arabidopsis thaliana protein match is: unknown protein (TAIR:AT1G20816.1); Has 52 Blast hits to 52 proteins in 19 species: Archae - 0; Bacteria - 0; Metazoa - 0; Fungi - 0; Plants - 50; Viruses - 0; Other Eukaryotes - 2 (source: NCBI BLink).) encodes METSMRYTSNSKSMKIHAKEKVPVNSKTHLQLHGELDTGTGAPSYFCAMIRHFFPEASTGLGVGLHYDKRQKLRCLVRGKKEFPVRADKRVTFNIKGRCDIDQDLNQKNPKGAAEFAWNIMDFKEDQDVRIKVGYEMFDKVPYMQIRENNWTLNANMKGKWNLRYDL; translated from the exons ATGGAGACTTCTATGAGGTATACCAGCAATTCCAAGTCTATGAAGATTCATGCCAAAGAGAAGGTTCCGGTGAACTCAAAAACCCATTTACAg CTTCATGGAGAGTTAGATACTGGAACTGGGGCTCCGAGTTACTTCTGTGCGATGATTAGACACTTTTTTCCTGag GCTTCAACAGGCCTTGGGGTAGGATTGCATTATGATAAGCGCCAAAAGCTTCGGTGTCTTGTACGCGGAAAAAAAGAGTTTCCTGTAAGAGCTGATAAGCGTGTAACCTTTAATATTAAAGGGCGGTGTGATATTGATCAGGACTTAAATCAG AAGAACCCCAAAGGAGCAGCAGAATTTGCCTGGAACATAATGGATTTCAAGGAAGATCAGGATGTACGGATCAAAGTTGGCTACGAAATGTTTGATAAG GTCCCTTATATGCAgattagagaaaacaattgGACTCTCAACGCGAACATGAAGGGAAAATGGAACTTGCGGTATGACCTGTAA
- a CDS encoding outer envelope pore 21B-like protein (unknown protein; FUNCTIONS IN: molecular_function unknown; INVOLVED IN: biological_process unknown; LOCATED IN: chloroplast envelope; EXPRESSED IN: 21 plant structures; EXPRESSED DURING: 13 growth stages; BEST Arabidopsis thaliana protein match is: unknown protein (TAIR:AT1G20816.1); Has 38 Blast hits to 38 proteins in 14 species: Archae - 0; Bacteria - 0; Metazoa - 0; Fungi - 0; Plants - 38; Viruses - 0; Other Eukaryotes - 0 (source: NCBI BLink).) produces METSMRYTSNSKSMKIHAKEKVPVNSKTHLQLHGELDTGTGAPSYFCAMIRHFFPEALG; encoded by the exons ATGGAGACTTCTATGAGGTATACCAGCAATTCCAAGTCTATGAAGATTCATGCCAAAGAGAAGGTTCCGGTGAACTCAAAAACCCATTTACAg CTTCATGGAGAGTTAGATACTGGAACTGGGGCTCCGAGTTACTTCTGTGCGATGATTAGACACTTTTTTCCTGag GCCTTGGGGTAG
- the ATL8 gene encoding RING/U-box superfamily protein (ATL8; FUNCTIONS IN: zinc ion binding; EXPRESSED IN: 22 plant structures; EXPRESSED DURING: 13 growth stages; CONTAINS InterPro DOMAIN/s: Zinc finger, RING-type (InterPro:IPR001841), Zinc finger, C3HC4 RING-type (InterPro:IPR018957); BEST Arabidopsis thaliana protein match is: RING/U-box superfamily protein (TAIR:AT1G20823.1); Has 9001 Blast hits to 8977 proteins in 267 species: Archae - 0; Bacteria - 0; Metazoa - 2299; Fungi - 634; Plants - 4930; Viruses - 29; Other Eukaryotes - 1109 (source: NCBI BLink).), whose translation MARLLFRLLQEANSTSPAEASPPFNSDLVLILAVLLCALTCIIGLIAVSRCAWLRRIASRNRSDQTHPPPVAAANKGLKKKVLRSLPKLTYSPDSPPAEKLVECAICLTEFAAGDELRVLPQCGHGFHVSCIDTWLGSHSSCPSCRQILVVTRCHKCGGLPGSSSSGPEPDTRIKQREDGPDNLP comes from the coding sequence ATGGCGCGCCTTCTCTTCCGTCTTCTCCAAGAAGCCAATTCTACATCTCCGGCTGAAGCTTCTCCGCCTTTCAACTCCGACCTCGTCCTCATCCTTGCGGTTCTTCTTTGTGCACTGACATGTATCATCGGCTTAATAGCCGTCTCTCGATGCGCTTGGCTCCGCCGTATCGCCTCAAGAAACAGATCGGATCAAACTCATCCACCGCCGGTAGCTGCAGCCAACAAAggattgaaaaagaaagtcCTCCGGTCGTTACCGAAACTCACCTACTCGCCGGATTCTCCGCCGGCGGAGAAACTCGTGGAGTGTGCTATCTGTTTAACGGAATTCGCCGCCGGAGACGAGCTTAGGGTGTTGCCGCAGTGTGGACATGGTTTCCACGTATCGTGTATCGACACGTGGCTTGGATCACACTCTTCTTGTCCTTCTTGCCGTCAAATCTTGGTGGTTACCAGGTGTCATAAATGTGGCGGGTTACCCGGTAGCTCAAGTTCAGGACCCGAACCCGATACCCGAATCAAACAACGTGAAGATGGTCCTGATAACTTGCcttga
- the CUC3 gene encoding NAC (No Apical Meristem) domain transcriptional regulator superfamily protein (CUP SHAPED COTYLEDON3 (CUC3); CONTAINS InterPro DOMAIN/s: No apical meristem (NAM) protein (InterPro:IPR003441); BEST Arabidopsis thaliana protein match is: NAC domain containing protein 38 (TAIR:AT2G24430.2); Has 3010 Blast hits to 3003 proteins in 77 species: Archae - 0; Bacteria - 0; Metazoa - 0; Fungi - 0; Plants - 3005; Viruses - 0; Other Eukaryotes - 5 (source: NCBI BLink).): MMLAVEDVLSELAGEERNERGLPPGFRFHPTDEELITFYLASKIFHGGLSGIHISEVDLNRCEPWELPEMAKMGEREWYFYSLRDRKYPTGLRTNRATTAGYWKATGKDKEVFSGGGGQLVGMKKTLVFYKGRAPRGLKTKWVMHEYRLENDHSHRHTCKEEWVICRVFNKTGDRKNVGLIHNQISYLHNHSLSTTHHHHHEALPLLIEPSNKTLTNFPSLLYDDPHQNYNNNNFLHGSSGHNIDELKALINPVVSQLNGIIFPSGNNNNDEDDFDFNLGVKTEQSSNGNEIDVRDYLENPLFQEASYGLLGFSSSPGPLHMLLDSPCPLGFQL; this comes from the exons ATGATGCTTGCGGTGGAAGATGTGTTAAGCGAACTCGCCGGAGAAGAAAGGAACGAGAGAGGATTGCCACCTGGCTTCCGGTTTCACCCGACGGACGAAGAGCTCATTACCTTCTACTTAGCTTCCAAAATCTTCCATGGTGGTCTCTCCGGCATTCACATTTCCGAAGTTGATCTCAACCGCTGTGAACCTTGGGAGCTACCAG AAATGGCGAAGatgggagagagagagtggtACTTTTATAGTCTAAGGGACAGGAAATATCCGACAGGTTTGAGGACTAACAGAGCAACTACTGCTGGATACTGGAAAGCTACCGGCAAAGATAAGGAAGTCTTCTCCGGCGGAGGAGGACAGCTTGTTGGGATGAAGAAGACGTTGGTGTTCTACAAAGGTAGGGCTCCACGTGGCCTCAAGACTAAGTGGGTCATGCATGAGTATCGCCTCGAAAACGACCATTCACACCGCCACACGTGTAAG GAGGAATGGGTGATTTGCAGAGTGTTCAATAAAACAGGAGACAGAAAAAATGTTGGATTAATCCATAACCAAATCAGCTACCTTCATAACCATTCACTCTCAACaacacatcatcatcatcatgaagCCTTACCTTTGCTTATAGAACCTTCcaacaaaaccctaaccaaCTTCCCATCACTACTCTACGATGATCCACACCAAAACTACAATAATAACAACTTCCTTCATGGATCATCAGGCCACAACATCGACGAGCTCAAAGCCTTAATCAACCCTGTCGTCTCTCAGCTCAACGGTATCATCTTTCCTTCagggaacaacaacaacgacgaAGACGACTTCGACTTTAACCTCGGCGTGAAAACAGAGCAGTCTTCGAACGGTAACGAAATTGACGTACGAGATTACTTGGAGAACCCTCTGTTTCAGGAAGCGAGTTATGGTCTGTTGGGTTTTTCGTCTTCTCCTGGACCTCTTCACATGCTACTAGATTCTCCATGTCCTTTAGGATTCCAGCTGTAG
- the PHT1;9 gene encoding phosphate transporter 1;9 (phosphate transporter 1;9 (PHT1;9); FUNCTIONS IN: phosphate transmembrane transporter activity, carbohydrate transmembrane transporter activity, sugar:hydrogen symporter activity; INVOLVED IN: transport, transmembrane transport; LOCATED IN: integral to membrane, membrane; CONTAINS InterPro DOMAIN/s: Sugar transporter, conserved site (InterPro:IPR005829), Major facilitator superfamily (InterPro:IPR020846), General substrate transporter (InterPro:IPR005828), Major facilitator superfamily, general substrate transporter (InterPro:IPR016196); BEST Arabidopsis thaliana protein match is: phosphate transporter 1;8 (TAIR:AT1G20860.1); Has 32041 Blast hits to 31917 proteins in 2260 species: Archae - 700; Bacteria - 22282; Metazoa - 2246; Fungi - 4097; Plants - 1720; Viruses - 0; Other Eukaryotes - 996 (source: NCBI BLink).) has translation MPELSLLSALDAARIQWYHFKAIIVAGMGLFTDAYDLFCIAPIMKMISQIYYHKDSIGTALLSTSYAIALLGTALGQLIFGYLGDRVGRRKVYGLSLLIMVFSSFGCGFSVCTTRRSCVMVSLGFFRFVLGLGIGGDYPLSATIMSEFANKRTRGAFIAAVFSMQGLGILMSSAVTMVVCLAFKNAGEGSSEKTNVAGLETLAPPESDIAWRLILMIGALPAALTFYWRMLMPETARYTALVENNVVQAAKDMQRVMSVSMISQITEDSSSELEQPPSSSSYKLFSRRFLSLHGRDLFAASANWFLVDVVFYTSNLLLSQIFNFSNKPLNSTNVYDSAFEVAKLAAIVAACSTIPGYWFTVYFIDKIGRVKIQMMGFFLMAVVYLVAGIPYSWYWSKHEKTNKGFMVLYGLIFFFSNFGPNTTTFIIPAELFPARFRSTCHGISGAAGKFGAIVGTVGFLWATRHHEEDGFPDVKRVRIAFLILGGVCIAGMIVTYLFTRETMGRSLEENEDEIVSTSAGSSPANELLRRQY, from the exons ATGCCGGAGTTAAGTTTATTATCGGCGTTAGACGCAGCGAGGATACAGTGGTACCATTTCAAAGCGATAATAGTCGCCGGAATGGGACTTTTCACCGACGCATACGATCTTTTCTGTATAGCTCCGATCATGAAAATGATAAGTCAAATATATTACCACAAAGACTCAATCGGAACCGCTCTTCTCTCAACTTCTTACGCAATCGCTCTTCTTGGCACCGCGTTAGGTCAGCTCATCTTTGGTTACTTAGGTGACCGAGTCGGACGTCGTAAAGTCTATGGACTTAGTCTCTTGATCATGGTGTTTAGCTCCTTTGGTTGTGGCTTCTCTGTTTGCACGACTCGACGTTCTTGTGTTATGGTTAGTCTTGGATTCTTTAGATTCGTTCTTGGACTTGGAATCGGTGGAGATTATCCTCTTTCGGCCACGATTATGTCGGAGTTTGCTAACAAAAGGACGCGTGGAGCTTTTATCGCTGCCGTGTTCTCGATGCAAGGGTTAGGGATTTTGATGAGCTCTGCTGTGACTATGGTTGTGTGCTTGGCGTTCAAGAACGCTGGAGAGGGGAGTTCGGAGAAGACGAACGTGGCGGGGTTAGAGACTTTGGCTCCGCCGGAATCGGATATAGCGTGGAGGTTGATTCTTATGATCGGAGCTCTTCCCGCCGCGTTAACGTTTTACTGGCGAATGCTCATGCCTGAAACCGCCAG ATACACAGCATTGGTTGAGAACAATGTAGTCCAAGCAGCAAAAGACATGCAAAGAGTCATGTCCGTATCAATGATATCTCAAATAACCGAAGATTCATCATCGGAGCTAGAACAACCAccgtcttcttcctcataCAAACTCTTCTCTCGCCGTTTCCTCAGTCTCCACGGTCGAGACCTCTTCGCAGCCTCAGCCAATTGGTTCCTAGTGGACGTCGTCTTCTATACAAGcaatctccttctctctcaaatctttaACTTCTCCAACAAACCCCTCAACTCCACAAACGTCTACGACTCTGCCTTTGAAGTAGCTAAGCTTGCAGCCATTGTAGCCGCTTGCTCCACCATCCCTGGTTACTGGTTCACGGTCTATTTCATCGATAAAATCGGTAGAGTCAAGATTCAGATGATGGGGTTTTTCCTTATGGCGGTCGTTTACTTAGTCGCTGGGATTCCGTATAGTTGGTATTGGTCTAAGCATGAGAAGACTAATAAAGGCTTTATGGTTCTCTACGgattgattttcttctttagcaACTTTGGCCCTAACACGACGACGTTTATCATCCCGGCGGAGCTTTTTCCGGCTAGGTTTAGGTCCACGTGTCACGGGATATCTGGAGCTGCAGGGAAGTTTGGTGCGATTGTTGGCACTGTCGGTTTCTTGTGGGCCACGAGACACCATGAAGAGGACGGTTTTCCAGATGTGAAACGTGTGAGAATCGCGTTTTTGATCCTTGGCGGCGTTTGTATCGCGGGAATGATCGTAACGTATTTGTTCACGCGTGAAACTATGGGAAGATCGTTAGAAGAGAACGAAGACGAGATTGTTTCCACGTCAGCAGGGTCGTCTCCTGCGAATGAGTTACTTCGGAGACAATACTAA
- a CDS encoding HSP20-like chaperones superfamily protein (HSP20-like chaperones superfamily protein; CONTAINS InterPro DOMAIN/s: Heat shock protein Hsp20 (InterPro:IPR002068), HSP20-like chaperone (InterPro:IPR008978); BEST Arabidopsis thaliana protein match is: HSP20-like chaperones superfamily protein (TAIR:AT1G20870.1); Has 35333 Blast hits to 34131 proteins in 2444 species: Archae - 798; Bacteria - 22429; Metazoa - 974; Fungi - 991; Plants - 531; Viruses - 0; Other Eukaryotes - 9610 (source: NCBI BLink).) — protein sequence MNAENNQTTTTHSKVISHVFCTGTAKLGSVGPPIGLVDIGVSEVAYIFRVSLPGIEKNQDKIKCEIQREGRVCIQGVIPEIAIPSDTGCLYRMQVQQLCPPGPFSITFNLPGQVDPRLFSPNFRSDGIFEVVVVKLGVRIPTS from the exons ATGAACGCTGAGAATAATCAGACTACTACTACTCACTCGAAAGTGATCTCACATGTATTCTGCACTGGTACTGCTAAGCTAGGCTCTGTTGGGCCACCCATTGGTCTTGTTGATATTGGCGTCAGCGAAGTTGCTTACATCTTCCGAGTCTCTCTTCCTGGCATTGAGAAAAATCAAG ATAAGATCAAATGTGAAATTCAGAGGGAGGGGAGAGTTTGCATCCAAGGAGTTATACCTGAGATTGCGATTCCAAGTGACACGGGATGCTTATACAGAATGCAAGTGCAACAGCTCTGTCCGCCTGGTCCATTCTCAATCACGTTTAATCTTCCGGGACAAGTGGATCCTCGCTTGTTTTCTCCTAATTTTAGATCTGATGGGATCTTTGAAGTCGTCGTAGTCAAGCTCGGAGTGCGCATCCCAACTTCATAG
- a CDS encoding Photosystem II reaction center PsbP family protein (Photosystem II reaction center PsbP family protein; FUNCTIONS IN: calcium ion binding; INVOLVED IN: photosynthesis; LOCATED IN: thylakoid, thylakoid lumen, chloroplast thylakoid membrane, chloroplast thylakoid lumen, chloroplast; EXPRESSED IN: 23 plant structures; EXPRESSED DURING: 14 growth stages; CONTAINS InterPro DOMAIN/s: Photosystem II oxygen evolving complex protein PsbP (InterPro:IPR002683), Mog1/PsbP/DUF1795, alpha/beta/alpha sandwich (InterPro:IPR016124); Has 57 Blast hits to 57 proteins in 26 species: Archae - 0; Bacteria - 0; Metazoa - 0; Fungi - 0; Plants - 51; Viruses - 0; Other Eukaryotes - 6 (source: NCBI BLink).): MAAISPWLSSPQSFSNPRVTITDSRRCSSISAAISVLDSSNEEQHRISSRDHVGMKRRDVMLQIASSVFFLPLAISPAFAETNASEAFRVYTDETNKFEISIPQDWQVGQAEPNGFKSITAFYPQETSTSNVSIAITGLGPDFTRMESFGKVEAFAETLVSGLDRSWQKPVGVTAKLIDSRASKGFYYIEYTLQNPGEARKHLYSAIGMATNGWYNRLYTVTGQFTDEESAEQSSKIQKTVKSFRFI, from the exons ATGGCAGCGATTTCTCCATGGTTATCTTCTCCTCAGAGCTTTTCGAATCCCCGCGTTACCATTACAG ATTCCAGAAGATGTTCATCAATTTCTGCGGCAATCTCTGTTCTTGACAGCTCCAACGAGGAACAACATCGAATTTC GTCTAGAGATCATGTTgggatgaagagaagagacgTCATGTTACAGATagcttcctctgttttcttccttCCATTGGCCATTTCACCTGCATTTGCAGAGACAA ATGCATCAGAAGCTTTCCGTGTGTACACAGATGAAACGAACAAATTCGAGATATCAATCCCACAAG ATTGGCAAGTCGGGCAAGCAGAACCTAATGGATTCAAGTCAATCACAGCTTTTTACCCACAAGAAACTTCAACTTCCAATg TGAGTATAGCGATCACTGGACTAGGTCCAGACTTCACCAGGATGGAATCATTCGGAAAGGTCGAAGCTTTCGCCGAAACATTG GTCAGTGGATTGGATAGAAGCTGGCAAAAACCAGTAGGAGTGACTGCAAAGCTAATCGATAGCAGAGCTTCTAAGG GATTCTATTACATCGAGTACACCTTACAAAACCCTGGAGAAGCTCGCAAGCATTTGTACTCTGCAATTGGAATGGCAACAAACGGATGGTACAACCGTTTATACACTGTCACAGGACAG TTTACAGATGAAGAATCTGCTGAACAAAGCTCTAAGATCCAGAAG acAGTCAAGTCTTTCAGATTCATCTGA
- a CDS encoding RNA-binding (RRM/RBD/RNP motifs) family protein (RNA-binding (RRM/RBD/RNP motifs) family protein; FUNCTIONS IN: RNA binding, nucleotide binding, nucleic acid binding; INVOLVED IN: biological_process unknown; LOCATED IN: cellular_component unknown; EXPRESSED IN: 23 plant structures; EXPRESSED DURING: 13 growth stages; CONTAINS InterPro DOMAIN/s: RNA recognition motif, RNP-1 (InterPro:IPR000504), Nucleotide-binding, alpha-beta plait (InterPro:IPR012677); BEST Arabidopsis thaliana protein match is: RNA-binding (RRM/RBD/RNP motifs) family protein (TAIR:AT1G20880.2); Has 4261 Blast hits to 4252 proteins in 371 species: Archae - 0; Bacteria - 0; Metazoa - 1989; Fungi - 541; Plants - 1112; Viruses - 30; Other Eukaryotes - 589 (source: NCBI BLink).): MAYQPVPGSGFHYLNSPFGDTTFTKVFVGGLAWETQSETLRQHFEQYGEILEAVVIADKNTGRSKGYGFVTFRDPEAARRACADPTPIIDGRRANCNLASLGRPRPPLPYAVIPNMPGRLRPASPYIGNVQGPRGSLIGNYPYQQPLPYNYQQGVVYPYGVTAYGPEYMYSQSQGLYSPYMGQQYLQVYGVPGAVNSPVYQYGQLSQTIPNGHGYTAVQGYSVPGSHILQLGGPTVSTMTTSSMPALQAPYPSGIPGPAPVQSHIIVHSPQFMQSTASDQTTSYS, translated from the exons ATGGCGTATCAGCCTGTTCCGGGTTCTGGGTTTCACTACTTGAACTCTCCTTTCGGTGATACAACTTTCACAAAGGTGTTCGTCGGTGGTCTTGCTTGGGAAACTCAAAGTGAAACTCTTCGCCAGCATTTCGAACAGTACGGTGAAATCCTTGAAGCTGTTGTCATTGCTGATAAGAACACTGGTCGATCCAAAGGATATGGCTTT GTGACATTCCGAGATCCAGAAGCTGCTAGGAGAGCTTGTGCTGACCCTACTCCGATTATAGACGGTAGACGTGCAAACTGTAATCTTGCTTCCCTTGGGAGACCTCGGCCTCCATTGCCCTATGCAGTGATACCTAACATGCCTG GACGCTTAAGACCTGCTTCCCCGTACATTGGAAATGTGCAGGGTCCTCGAGGTTCACTTATTGGAAATTATCCGTATCAGCAACCACTTCCATATAACTACCAGCAAGGAGTTGTCTATCCTTATGG AGTAACCGCTTATGGACCCGAGTACATGTACTCGCAATCACAG GGTTTATATAGTCCATACATGGGTCAGCAATACCTTCAGGTCTATGGAGTACCTGGAGCAGTGAATTCACCCGTTTATCAATACGGGCAACTAAGTCAGACTATTCCTAATGGCCATGGTTATACAGCAGTTCAAGGCTATTCGGTTCCAGGAAGCCATATTCTGCAGCTTGGTGGACCCACTGTCAGTACGATGACCACTTCATCTATGCCTGCTCTTCAAGCTCCTTACCCTTCAG GTATACCAGGCCCTGCTCCCGTACAGTCGCATATCATTGTCCACTCCCCTCAATTTATGCAGAGTACCGCTTCTGACCAAACAACAAG TTATTCTTGA